A DNA window from Anaerocolumna sp. AGMB13020 contains the following coding sequences:
- the nifS gene encoding cysteine desulfurase NifS, with translation MEKKIYLDNAATTKTRPAVVEAMLPYFTEYFGNPSSVYEFATQNKKAVDEARTIISNALNAESNEIYFTAGGTEADNWAIKATAEAYGDKGNHIITSKIEHHAILHTCEALEKKGFEVTYLDVDEDGVIKLEELKKAIRPTTILISIMAANNEIGTIQPIKEIGEIAKANNVLFHTDAVQAFGQLKLDVKDLNIDMLSASGHKLNGPKGIGFLYIKKGLKLRSFVHGGAQERQRRAGTENVPGIVGFGKAVEIAMNTLEERQKKEIELRDYLIGRVLKEVPYVRLNGHKTNRLPNNANFAFQFIEGESLLIMLDMQNICASSGSACTSGSLDPSHVLLAIGLPHEIAHGSLRLTLCEENTTEEMDYVVDTIKEIVAKLRSMSPLYEDFLKSMAR, from the coding sequence ATGGAAAAAAAGATTTATTTGGATAATGCAGCGACAACGAAAACTCGTCCTGCTGTAGTAGAGGCTATGTTGCCCTATTTTACGGAGTATTTCGGTAATCCTTCCAGTGTTTATGAATTTGCTACACAGAACAAAAAAGCTGTGGATGAAGCAAGGACTATCATATCAAATGCTCTTAATGCGGAAAGCAATGAAATATACTTTACTGCCGGTGGAACGGAAGCCGACAACTGGGCTATTAAAGCGACTGCAGAAGCTTATGGTGATAAGGGAAATCATATCATAACTTCTAAAATAGAACATCATGCAATCCTTCACACCTGTGAAGCCCTTGAAAAGAAGGGATTTGAAGTGACTTATCTGGATGTTGATGAAGATGGTGTCATTAAGCTGGAGGAACTCAAAAAAGCAATCAGACCAACAACCATATTGATATCAATTATGGCTGCTAATAATGAAATTGGAACAATACAGCCCATAAAGGAAATCGGTGAAATTGCAAAAGCAAACAATGTCCTTTTCCATACAGATGCAGTGCAGGCTTTCGGACAATTGAAGCTGGATGTGAAAGACTTAAATATCGATATGCTCAGCGCCAGCGGACATAAATTGAACGGACCGAAGGGAATTGGCTTCTTATATATAAAGAAAGGTCTGAAACTAAGATCTTTTGTTCACGGTGGTGCTCAGGAAAGGCAAAGACGTGCAGGAACTGAAAATGTACCTGGTATCGTAGGTTTTGGTAAAGCAGTGGAAATTGCCATGAATACATTAGAAGAGCGTCAGAAGAAAGAAATTGAATTAAGGGATTATCTGATTGGAAGAGTATTAAAGGAGGTGCCTTATGTAAGACTTAACGGACATAAGACAAACAGACTTCCCAACAATGCAAATTTTGCCTTCCAGTTTATCGAGGGAGAATCTCTCCTGATCATGCTTGATATGCAGAATATTTGTGCTTCCAGCGGTTCTGCCTGTACCTCTGGTTCACTGGATCCTTCCCATGTTCTATTGGCTATCGGGCTGCCTCATGAAATTGCCCATGGTTCCTTACGTCTCACGCTTTGTGAAGAGAATACAACAGAAGAGATGGATTATGTAGTTGACACAATTAAGGAAATTGTAGCTAAGCTGCGTTCGATGTCACCGTTGTATGAGGATTTTCTTAAAAGTATGGCAAGATAA
- the nifU gene encoding Fe-S cluster assembly scaffold protein NifU has protein sequence MYSEKVMDHFTNPRNVGEIDNASGVGTVGNAKCGDIMRIYLDIDENKIIQDVKFKTFGCGAAVATSSMATELVKGKDIQEALKITNKAVMDALDGLPPVKVHCSLLAEEAIHAALWDYAEKNGIVIEGLEKPKSDISEEEHTEEY, from the coding sequence ATGTATAGTGAAAAAGTTATGGATCATTTCACCAATCCCAGAAATGTCGGAGAAATTGACAATGCAAGCGGAGTAGGTACCGTAGGAAATGCAAAGTGCGGAGATATTATGCGCATCTATCTGGATATTGACGAAAATAAAATTATTCAGGATGTTAAGTTCAAGACATTTGGATGCGGTGCTGCGGTTGCTACCAGCAGCATGGCAACAGAGCTGGTTAAAGGAAAAGATATTCAGGAAGCACTAAAGATAACAAATAAAGCGGTTATGGATGCGCTTGACGGGCTTCCGCCGGTTAAGGTTCACTGTTCACTGTTAGCAGAAGAGGCTATTCATGCAGCTCTTTGGGACTATGCAGAGAAGAACGGCATTGTGATAGAAGGTCTGGAAAAACCGAAATCCGATATCAGTGAAGAGGAACACACGGAAGAGTACTAG
- the mnmA gene encoding tRNA 2-thiouridine(34) synthase MnmA encodes MDKKKVVVGMSGGVDSSVAAYLLKEAGYDVIGVTMQIWQDEDISAQEESGGCCGLSAVDDARRVAFALDIPYYVMNFKNEFKCAVMDYFVKEYKEGNTPNPCIACNRYVKWESLLKRSLDIGADYIATGHYAKVVQLENGRYTLCKSVTAEKDQTYALYNLTQHQLSHTLMPVGNFHKDEIREMAKKINLRIASKPDSQEICFIPDKDYAKFIEEYTGEDSKPGNFVTTDGKVIGEHKGIIHYTIGQRKGLNLALGYPVFVVDIRPQSNEVVIGTGEEVFSEKLYANNLNFMSIEDLTDEMEVDVKIRYNHKGTRATIRKTGEDQVECVFAEPQRAITPGQAVVFYEGDYVLGGGTIIRA; translated from the coding sequence TTGGACAAGAAAAAAGTAGTAGTCGGGATGTCCGGAGGAGTAGATTCCTCTGTAGCTGCTTATCTGCTTAAAGAAGCCGGCTATGATGTAATCGGTGTTACCATGCAGATATGGCAGGATGAAGATATCTCAGCTCAGGAAGAAAGCGGTGGCTGTTGTGGCTTAAGTGCCGTTGATGACGCAAGAAGAGTAGCCTTTGCTTTGGATATTCCCTACTATGTCATGAATTTTAAAAATGAGTTTAAATGCGCTGTCATGGATTATTTTGTAAAGGAGTACAAGGAAGGAAATACACCCAATCCTTGTATCGCCTGTAATCGCTATGTGAAGTGGGAGTCACTTTTAAAAAGATCCCTTGATATCGGTGCAGACTATATCGCAACGGGGCATTATGCCAAAGTAGTTCAGTTAGAAAACGGCAGATATACCTTGTGTAAATCCGTTACTGCGGAAAAAGACCAGACTTACGCTTTATATAATCTGACGCAGCATCAATTATCCCACACCCTGATGCCGGTGGGGAATTTCCATAAAGACGAGATTCGGGAGATGGCTAAGAAGATTAATTTACGGATAGCTTCAAAGCCTGACAGTCAGGAAATCTGCTTTATACCAGATAAGGACTATGCTAAATTTATCGAGGAATACACAGGAGAAGATTCAAAGCCCGGTAATTTTGTTACGACTGACGGTAAGGTTATCGGAGAACATAAAGGTATCATCCATTATACCATTGGACAGAGAAAAGGCTTAAACCTTGCCCTTGGCTACCCGGTATTTGTTGTGGATATACGTCCACAAAGCAACGAGGTGGTTATTGGAACAGGGGAGGAAGTATTTTCTGAAAAGCTCTACGCAAACAATCTGAACTTTATGTCCATAGAGGATCTGACTGATGAGATGGAAGTAGATGTAAAGATACGATACAATCATAAAGGTACCAGAGCAACCATACGAAAAACCGGTGAAGATCAGGTGGAATGTGTATTTGCTGAACCGCAAAGAGCAATAACACCCGGACAAGCTGTGGTGTTTTATGAGGGAGACTATGTTCTTGGCGGTGGAACCATTATCAGAGCATAA
- a CDS encoding histidinol-phosphatase HisJ family protein, whose translation MIRADYHVHSDFSSDSEAPMESMIDRAIELGLERICFTDHMDYDFPMTSTYTFVFEPVSYFRKLCELQEQYQGKIKILKGIELGLQPHVGEDYQKLIDSHPFDFIIGSTHLVQKVDPYLPVYWETHKKEEGIRLYFEEITENLKNYKGFLINGHLDYMIRYAPGTNEGFTYKKYSDTIDTMLRTIIESGKGIEINTSGFKYQLTVPHPHTDIIKRYKELGGELITIGSDAHKPEHLAYDFNKAEELLLELGFRYYSVFEEQKPILLPLGK comes from the coding sequence ATGATTAGAGCAGACTACCACGTTCATTCGGATTTTTCCAGTGATTCCGAAGCACCTATGGAATCCATGATTGATAGAGCAATTGAACTTGGCCTGGAGAGAATATGTTTCACAGACCATATGGACTATGATTTCCCCATGACCTCAACCTATACCTTTGTCTTTGAACCTGTCAGCTACTTTCGAAAGCTCTGTGAATTACAGGAACAATACCAGGGGAAAATAAAGATTCTAAAAGGAATTGAACTTGGGCTGCAACCCCATGTGGGTGAAGATTATCAAAAACTAATAGACAGCCACCCTTTTGATTTTATTATTGGTTCTACCCATCTGGTCCAAAAAGTTGATCCTTACCTTCCTGTTTATTGGGAGACTCACAAAAAAGAAGAAGGAATCAGATTGTATTTCGAGGAGATAACTGAAAATCTAAAAAATTATAAAGGTTTTCTCATTAACGGTCATCTGGATTATATGATACGCTATGCTCCCGGTACCAACGAAGGTTTCACCTATAAGAAATATTCCGATACGATAGATACAATGCTAAGGACTATAATCGAAAGCGGTAAAGGTATCGAGATAAATACCTCCGGTTTCAAATACCAGTTAACTGTCCCTCATCCACATACTGATATCATAAAGAGATATAAGGAACTTGGGGGAGAATTAATTACCATAGGTTCCGATGCTCATAAACCTGAGCATCTTGCATATGACTTTAACAAAGCGGAGGAACTTCTGTTGGAGTTAGGCTTCCGTTATTATTCTGTATTTGAAGAACAAAAGCCAATACTGCTGCCACTTGGAAAATAA
- a CDS encoding Rqc2 family fibronectin-binding protein, whose protein sequence is MALDGFVIASVVSELKEKLIDGRISKISQPEKDELVLTIKKQKDNYKLYLSANASLPLVYLTEESKQNPMVAPGFCMLLRKHLNSARILDITQPGLERIIRIKIEHLNELGDLCVKHLIIEIMGKHSNIIFCDAEDIIVDSIKRISHMVSSVREVLPGRPYVVPRTGDKLEPKEINYEDWKANVLSKPLPLEKAIYTELTGFSPLMAAELIHRASLDSAPPANTLSEEAGLHLYKNFERLIEDLKEENFAPNIVYKDKEPVEFSCFLLSCYKDLETLEETSISKVLEHFYSSKNTVSRIRQKSTDLRKIISNAMERTAKKYDLQLKQLKDTDKRDKYRIYGELINTYGYQVEPGSKSFQALNYYTNEEITIPLDDTLTTTENAKKYFEKYNKLKRTYDALTTLLEETKSDLEHLDSIKTSLDIALAEDDLAALKEELVEFGYMKRKFVKAPGSKNGGRVKAAKKVNSKPFHYVSSDGFHMYVGKNNYQNDELTFKFATGGDWWFHSKKIPGSHVVVKTGGAELPDRTYEEAARLAAYYSKGRDNDKVEIDYTEKKNVKKPGGAKPGFVVYYTNYSMVVTPGIDGLKELD, encoded by the coding sequence ATGGCTCTGGACGGATTCGTCATTGCCAGCGTTGTTTCCGAATTAAAAGAGAAGCTGATTGACGGCAGAATCAGCAAGATATCTCAACCGGAAAAAGACGAACTGGTATTAACTATAAAAAAACAAAAAGATAATTACAAACTGTATCTATCTGCCAATGCAAGCCTCCCTTTGGTATATCTGACAGAGGAGTCAAAGCAAAATCCCATGGTAGCACCTGGCTTTTGCATGCTTTTAAGAAAACACTTAAATAGTGCTAGGATACTGGATATTACACAGCCGGGACTGGAACGTATCATTCGTATTAAGATCGAGCATTTAAACGAACTGGGTGATTTATGTGTTAAACACCTTATTATTGAGATTATGGGCAAGCACAGCAATATCATCTTTTGCGATGCGGAAGATATCATAGTAGACAGTATTAAACGTATTTCTCATATGGTTAGTTCTGTAAGAGAGGTTCTTCCCGGAAGACCCTATGTGGTACCCAGGACTGGTGATAAGCTTGAGCCAAAGGAAATTAATTATGAAGACTGGAAAGCAAATGTTTTATCCAAACCCCTGCCCCTGGAGAAAGCTATCTATACAGAACTTACAGGTTTCAGCCCCTTAATGGCCGCTGAACTGATTCATCGTGCTTCATTAGATTCTGCACCGCCGGCAAACACCTTATCAGAGGAAGCCGGCTTGCATCTTTATAAGAATTTTGAACGTCTGATAGAGGACCTGAAGGAAGAAAACTTTGCTCCAAACATTGTATACAAAGACAAAGAGCCAGTAGAATTCTCCTGCTTTTTACTTAGCTGTTATAAAGACCTTGAAACCCTGGAGGAGACTTCTATCTCAAAGGTATTAGAGCATTTTTATTCCTCTAAGAATACCGTATCCCGCATCCGGCAGAAATCTACGGATCTTCGAAAAATCATATCAAATGCCATGGAGCGTACCGCTAAAAAATATGATTTACAGTTAAAACAGCTAAAGGATACGGATAAAAGAGATAAATACCGCATTTACGGCGAGCTGATCAATACCTATGGTTATCAGGTAGAACCAGGCTCCAAATCCTTTCAGGCATTGAATTACTATACCAATGAAGAGATTACTATTCCTCTGGACGATACGCTAACAACCACAGAAAATGCAAAAAAATATTTTGAAAAATATAACAAGCTGAAAAGAACCTATGATGCTCTTACAACGTTGCTGGAGGAAACCAAATCTGACTTAGAACATTTGGACTCTATAAAAACTTCTCTTGATATAGCACTTGCAGAAGATGATCTGGCCGCTCTGAAAGAAGAGCTCGTAGAATTCGGGTATATGAAGCGTAAATTTGTGAAAGCTCCCGGCAGTAAAAACGGAGGCAGAGTGAAAGCCGCTAAAAAAGTTAACAGCAAACCTTTTCATTATGTTTCTTCTGACGGATTTCATATGTATGTAGGAAAAAATAATTACCAGAATGATGAACTCACTTTCAAGTTTGCAACTGGCGGCGACTGGTGGTTCCATTCCAAGAAAATCCCCGGCTCCCATGTGGTTGTAAAGACCGGCGGTGCTGAGCTTCCTGACCGTACTTATGAAGAGGCTGCAAGACTTGCCGCCTATTATTCCAAAGGCAGGGACAATGACAAAGTGGAAATAGATTACACCGAGAAGAAAAATGTCAAGAAACCGGGAGGCGCCAAACCGGGATTCGTCGTTTATTATACGAATTATTCCATGGTAGTAACTCCTGGTATCGACGGATTAAAAGAATTGGATTAA
- a CDS encoding RNA polymerase sigma factor: MTDFGEIYRVYFSDVYKYVLAISRNEAIAEEVTQETFFKAMRNIDKFNGSCKLSVWLCQIAKNTYFTLSQKQKRFTHDSTEEAYEAEFDIEAAYLDKEAAKQLHVLLHNLNEPQKEVFTLRVLGELSFAQIGELFGKTDSWARLIFYRAKKQLQEAMK, encoded by the coding sequence GTGACAGACTTCGGAGAAATATATAGAGTATACTTTTCTGATGTATACAAATATGTACTGGCGATAAGCAGAAATGAAGCAATTGCTGAAGAAGTTACGCAAGAGACATTTTTTAAGGCAATGAGGAATATTGATAAGTTCAACGGCAGCTGTAAATTATCTGTTTGGTTATGTCAGATAGCGAAAAATACTTATTTTACCCTGTCTCAGAAGCAGAAGCGCTTTACCCATGACTCAACGGAAGAAGCTTATGAGGCTGAATTTGATATAGAAGCAGCATATCTGGATAAAGAAGCAGCAAAGCAGCTCCACGTGTTACTACATAATCTTAACGAACCACAGAAAGAGGTCTTTACCTTGCGGGTATTGGGTGAATTGTCCTTTGCTCAGATCGGAGAGCTCTTCGGAAAGACGGACAGTTGGGCAAGGTTGATCTTCTACAGAGCGAAGAAGCAATTACAGGAGGCGATGAAATGA
- a CDS encoding zf-HC2 domain-containing protein → MKIACEIIRDLLPLYHDGVCSMESRELVEEHLTECGSCSGELLAMDTVLPVSNEESQWDDAKSVIQLSKKWKKGMLRSVLKGMLSTAIAFAVLIIILYLFIDIKIVVRP, encoded by the coding sequence ATGAAAATAGCGTGTGAAATAATAAGAGACTTATTGCCGTTGTACCATGACGGCGTCTGCAGCATGGAAAGCAGAGAGTTAGTAGAAGAACATCTAACGGAGTGCGGAAGCTGCAGCGGTGAACTTTTAGCCATGGATACGGTACTGCCCGTTAGCAATGAAGAAAGTCAGTGGGATGATGCCAAGTCTGTAATTCAATTATCAAAGAAATGGAAAAAGGGAATGCTAAGATCAGTGCTTAAGGGAATGCTGAGTACTGCCATCGCTTTTGCAGTTCTTATCATAATTCTCTATCTATTTATAGATATAAAAATAGTCGTAAGGCCTTGA
- a CDS encoding helix-turn-helix transcriptional regulator, which produces MKTDRLIALTTYLLNREIVSAAALAERFEVSKRTIQRDIEILNQAGIPIISTYGINGGYEITDGFRLAKQLAAPEDFINIITALEGYTTAFKDNSVRTTLEKSLTLLPDRKQHIFLNLSSSREGLHTDDYLYSFDRAITDRVPLTIRYIDSSQTETERIVEPLALTYQWYSWYLFAYCRTRADYRLFKLARIIELESVPNSFTINHTEVSKLLKATLESDKRVYHTVRLLCRKEIVMQVQEYFKNGEITELDNGDIILKLHVPFERMWFSLLLGFGNKVQVLEPEEIKMELLKKAYEIIELYK; this is translated from the coding sequence ATGAAAACTGACAGACTGATTGCCTTAACCACCTATCTGCTTAATCGTGAAATTGTAAGCGCAGCTGCACTGGCTGAACGCTTCGAAGTGTCAAAACGAACAATTCAGCGAGACATAGAGATCCTTAACCAGGCAGGGATACCAATCATTTCCACCTATGGTATTAACGGAGGTTATGAAATAACAGACGGTTTCAGGCTGGCTAAGCAGCTTGCGGCTCCGGAGGATTTCATAAATATAATCACTGCACTGGAAGGATATACTACTGCTTTTAAAGATAACAGCGTTCGTACAACTCTGGAGAAATCTCTTACTCTGCTGCCGGATAGAAAACAGCATATCTTTCTTAATTTATCCTCCTCCAGGGAAGGCTTACATACAGATGATTACTTATACTCCTTTGACAGAGCAATTACCGATAGGGTTCCGTTGACTATCCGCTATATTGATTCATCCCAGACCGAAACAGAGAGAATTGTTGAACCCCTGGCTCTAACCTATCAGTGGTATTCCTGGTATTTATTTGCTTATTGCAGGACCAGAGCAGATTACCGGTTATTTAAATTAGCAAGAATAATAGAACTGGAATCTGTTCCCAATTCCTTCACCATAAATCATACGGAGGTATCGAAGCTTTTAAAAGCTACACTGGAATCAGATAAAAGAGTCTATCATACTGTTCGTCTGCTCTGCAGGAAAGAAATCGTAATGCAGGTGCAGGAATACTTTAAAAACGGTGAGATTACTGAACTGGATAATGGTGATATCATATTAAAACTTCATGTGCCCTTTGAACGTATGTGGTTTTCTCTTCTGTTGGGTTTTGGCAACAAGGTACAGGTGCTGGAACCGGAAGAAATAAAAATGGAGCTGCTAAAAAAGGCCTATGAAATTATAGAACTTTATAAATAG
- a CDS encoding VOC family protein: MEKKTDTPKLKLSSIVLDTKDMEGLENFYIRLLGWEKVFVQEGIFSVIRSKEGGVEIAFQYNEEYVPPVWPEEPGKQQQMVHMDFAVGGKDKLETAVKYAVSCGAVLAKDQWSDQWAVLMDPAGHPFCFVV; the protein is encoded by the coding sequence ATGGAAAAGAAAACAGATACACCAAAGCTTAAGCTGTCATCTATCGTATTGGATACCAAGGATATGGAAGGTCTGGAGAATTTCTACATACGGTTGCTGGGATGGGAAAAGGTATTTGTCCAGGAAGGGATATTTAGTGTTATACGTTCAAAAGAAGGTGGTGTGGAAATAGCATTCCAGTATAATGAAGAGTATGTCCCGCCTGTATGGCCGGAAGAACCGGGGAAACAACAGCAAATGGTACATATGGATTTTGCTGTAGGCGGAAAGGATAAACTGGAGACGGCAGTAAAGTACGCAGTCTCCTGTGGTGCTGTCTTAGCCAAAGATCAATGGTCTGATCAATGGGCAGTTCTGATGGATCCGGCAGGACATCCGTTTTGTTTTGTGGTATAA
- a CDS encoding helix-turn-helix transcriptional regulator — protein MKIDRLLGILTILLQNERVNAPYLAARFEVSRRTIGRDVDALCQAGIPIVTRQGEGGGISIAEGYKLDKSILTTEELSGIIAALKGIGTVTDTSQIERTLDKFSASKDAVVSLQEPIVIDLASHYRGSLSPKIKMVKEAVINHQLIEFDYYYEKGLSHRRIEPYFVIFHWSAWYVFGYCTIREDWRLFKLARLWELQILPETYVQREIPENKRNLNAVFIDDNILKALFDASVRYQLIDDYGLDCYTETKEGKLLLEVGYTNKEYILKWLLGFGDKVKVLEPLVLAEELKAIALEIYHNYS, from the coding sequence ATGAAGATTGACCGATTGCTTGGAATATTAACGATACTTCTGCAGAATGAACGTGTAAATGCACCATATCTGGCGGCAAGATTCGAGGTATCCCGCCGGACCATTGGAAGAGATGTAGATGCTCTATGCCAGGCAGGGATTCCCATTGTCACAAGGCAGGGGGAAGGGGGCGGCATATCCATCGCAGAGGGTTATAAGCTGGACAAGAGCATACTCACAACAGAGGAGCTATCTGGAATCATTGCTGCCTTAAAGGGAATTGGAACGGTAACCGATACTTCGCAGATAGAAAGGACCCTGGATAAGTTTTCTGCCTCTAAGGATGCGGTGGTTTCTCTGCAAGAACCTATAGTTATCGATCTTGCATCACATTACAGAGGTTCCTTAAGTCCGAAGATTAAAATGGTGAAGGAAGCGGTAATAAATCATCAGCTGATAGAATTTGATTATTATTATGAAAAGGGACTGAGCCATCGTCGTATTGAGCCTTACTTTGTCATATTTCACTGGTCTGCATGGTATGTATTTGGATATTGTACTATCAGAGAAGACTGGAGGCTTTTTAAGCTGGCAAGGTTATGGGAACTCCAGATACTGCCGGAGACTTATGTCCAGCGGGAAATACCGGAGAATAAAAGGAATCTCAATGCTGTCTTTATTGATGATAATATCCTGAAAGCTCTCTTTGACGCCTCTGTCAGGTATCAGTTAATCGACGATTATGGTCTGGATTGTTATACCGAGACGAAGGAGGGAAAGTTGCTCCTCGAAGTAGGATATACCAACAAAGAGTATATTCTAAAATGGCTCCTAGGGTTTGGAGATAAAGTAAAGGTATTAGAGCCGTTGGTATTGGCAGAAGAATTAAAAGCAATTGCACTTGAAATATATCATAATTATTCTTGA
- a CDS encoding Type 1 glutamine amidotransferase-like domain-containing protein, protein MIDSRCGLHCNSCQWKESHGCGGCIETMGNPFHGECHIAQCCQGKGHTHCGECDIIPCSRLYQYSYADKEHGDNPEGERVKICRSRVMEEGKKIYQKILLTSAGFEDIQGKQKPNITEYFLRLLEKAVEEAKVLFIPAAAIDEEELIMADRCYQELLHIGILPENIQTYNLEYKITTEAAMSYDVVFFTGGNTRHLLELLISSGFFSTVKKLAYGNKLFVGVSAGSLIATPNIAHSKEEETQGLCLIQAYISVHCTDDSRQRKDLPLPHICLKDNQAILVTGNEYRIIED, encoded by the coding sequence ATGATTGATTCAAGATGCGGACTACATTGTAACAGTTGCCAATGGAAGGAATCCCACGGATGCGGAGGATGTATTGAAACCATGGGGAATCCTTTTCACGGAGAATGTCACATAGCCCAGTGCTGTCAGGGAAAAGGCCATACTCATTGCGGAGAGTGCGACATCATTCCCTGCAGTAGATTATACCAGTATTCATACGCGGATAAAGAACACGGAGACAATCCGGAGGGAGAAAGGGTGAAAATCTGCCGTAGTCGGGTTATGGAAGAAGGAAAGAAAATTTATCAGAAGATTTTACTGACCTCTGCCGGCTTTGAGGATATTCAAGGTAAACAAAAGCCTAATATAACTGAATATTTTCTCAGGCTGTTGGAGAAGGCTGTAGAAGAAGCAAAAGTACTCTTTATACCAGCAGCGGCGATTGATGAAGAAGAACTTATAATGGCTGACAGGTGTTACCAGGAATTGCTGCATATAGGGATATTACCGGAAAATATTCAGACCTATAATTTAGAATATAAGATTACAACCGAAGCAGCAATGTCCTATGATGTAGTCTTTTTTACAGGAGGTAATACCAGGCATCTGCTGGAACTATTAATAAGCAGCGGATTCTTTTCTACTGTTAAGAAACTGGCCTATGGTAATAAACTCTTTGTAGGTGTCAGCGCAGGGAGCCTGATTGCAACGCCCAATATTGCGCATTCGAAGGAAGAGGAAACGCAAGGGTTGTGTCTTATTCAGGCTTACATAAGTGTGCATTGCACAGATGACAGCAGGCAGAGGAAAGACCTGCCGCTGCCCCATATCTGTCTGAAGGATAATCAGGCAATCCTTGTCACTGGTAATGAATACCGGATAATTGAGGATTAG
- a CDS encoding exonuclease SbcCD subunit D, with protein MDVKLLHIADLHIGKRVNEFSMLEDQKYILDQIIKITLEENTQGVLIAGDIYDKSMPSAEAVELLDNFLTELNKAGQAVFLISGNHDSPERIGFGSRIMEKNNLYITGVYDGKPGRIALTDEHGTLNIYMLPFIKPAMLRPYHETAPESYEEAVKMALSDYPLNTEERNILIAHQFVINGLQEPERSDSENISVGGVDQVDISTFENFDYVALGHLHRAQKVGRDTIRYAGSPLKYSFSEARYVKTLYILEFGAKGDIRIQSKPLYPLHDLREIKGPLKELLLIGKEDTEGAEDYLHVTLTDEEEIYDAIGQLRQVYPNLMLLDFENSRSGQTVHGFTAASLEGTRKNPIELFDEFYQMQNSTELSSEQKEILAAIMGEVIN; from the coding sequence ATGGATGTGAAACTGCTCCATATAGCCGATTTGCATATCGGCAAACGAGTAAACGAATTTAGTATGTTAGAAGATCAGAAATACATATTGGATCAGATAATAAAGATAACCCTGGAGGAAAATACGCAGGGGGTGCTGATAGCCGGTGATATATATGATAAGAGCATGCCCTCCGCTGAAGCTGTTGAACTCCTGGATAATTTCCTGACAGAACTTAATAAAGCCGGACAGGCAGTCTTTTTAATAAGCGGAAACCATGATTCTCCTGAACGAATAGGCTTTGGAAGCCGTATAATGGAAAAGAACAATCTTTACATAACAGGTGTCTATGATGGAAAACCGGGAAGAATTGCCTTAACCGATGAGCATGGGACTCTGAATATATATATGCTGCCCTTTATCAAACCGGCAATGCTCAGACCTTACCATGAAACAGCACCGGAATCATATGAAGAGGCGGTAAAGATGGCCTTATCAGATTATCCGCTGAATACAGAAGAGAGAAATATTCTGATTGCACATCAGTTCGTGATTAATGGATTGCAGGAACCGGAACGCAGTGATTCGGAAAACATCTCAGTAGGCGGTGTGGACCAGGTGGATATTTCCACATTTGAAAATTTTGATTATGTCGCACTGGGGCATCTGCACAGGGCACAGAAAGTGGGGAGGGATACCATACGTTATGCAGGATCGCCACTAAAATATTCCTTCTCGGAAGCAAGATATGTAAAAACACTATATATACTGGAATTTGGAGCGAAGGGTGATATTCGCATTCAATCGAAACCACTTTACCCTCTGCATGACCTTCGTGAAATTAAAGGTCCCTTGAAAGAACTTCTTCTCATTGGGAAAGAAGATACAGAAGGAGCGGAGGATTACCTGCATGTTACCCTGACCGATGAAGAAGAAATATACGATGCCATCGGTCAGCTGCGTCAGGTTTATCCCAACTTAATGCTTCTGGATTTTGAAAACAGCAGAAGCGGACAGACTGTACATGGTTTTACGGCAGCTTCTCTTGAAGGAACAAGGAAAAATCCGATAGAATTGTTTGATGAGTTTTATCAAATGCAGAATAGTACCGAGCTTTCCTCTGAGCAGAAGGAAATACTAGCAGCTATTATGGGTGAAGTTATAAATTAA